In Alloyangia pacifica, the following proteins share a genomic window:
- the argF gene encoding ornithine carbamoyltransferase, whose translation MNHFLDIHKTDPADLRGIIDSAKAIKDSRNGRPKAMADDETPLDGRMVALIFEKPSTRTRVSFDVGVRQLGGQTMVLSGNDMQLGHGETIADTARVLSRFVDMIMIRTFDEAVLTEMAEFATVPVINGLTDRTHPCQIMADILTFEEHRGPIKGKKVVWCGDGNNVCSSFLHAAGRFGFDLTFTGPVQLDPEMEFVGLARNEGASITIERDPFKAVEGADLIVADTWVSMHDAQSAKERRHNMLRPYQVNEKLMEAAGKDALFMHCLPAHRGEEVTSEVMDGPQSVIWDEAENRLHAQKAIMRWCLGA comes from the coding sequence ATGAACCATTTTCTCGACATTCACAAAACCGACCCGGCGGACCTGCGGGGGATCATCGACAGCGCCAAGGCAATCAAGGACAGCCGCAACGGCCGCCCCAAGGCCATGGCCGATGACGAGACCCCGCTCGACGGTCGCATGGTGGCGCTGATCTTCGAGAAGCCCTCGACCCGAACCCGCGTCTCCTTCGATGTCGGTGTGCGCCAGCTGGGCGGGCAGACCATGGTGCTCTCGGGCAACGACATGCAGCTCGGCCATGGCGAGACCATCGCCGACACCGCCCGGGTGCTGTCGCGCTTCGTCGACATGATCATGATCCGCACCTTCGACGAGGCAGTGCTGACCGAGATGGCCGAGTTTGCGACGGTGCCGGTGATCAACGGTCTCACGGACCGCACCCACCCCTGCCAGATCATGGCCGACATCCTCACCTTCGAGGAGCACCGCGGCCCGATCAAGGGCAAGAAAGTGGTCTGGTGCGGCGACGGCAACAATGTCTGCTCGTCCTTCCTGCATGCCGCCGGGCGCTTCGGCTTCGATCTGACCTTCACCGGCCCGGTGCAGCTCGATCCCGAGATGGAGTTCGTCGGCCTTGCCCGCAACGAGGGCGCCAGCATCACCATCGAGCGCGACCCCTTCAAGGCGGTCGAGGGCGCCGACCTGATCGTGGCCGACACCTGGGTGTCGATGCATGACGCGCAGAGCGCCAAGGAACGGCGCCACAACATGCTGCGCCCCTACCAGGTGAACGAGAAGCTGATGGAGGCCGCGGGCAAGGACGCGCTCTTCATGCACTGCCTGCCGGCGCACCGCGGCGAGGAAGTCACCTCGGAGGTGATGGACGGGCCGCAGTCGGTGATCTGGGACGAGGCGGAGAACCGTCTGCACGCGCAGAAGGCGATCATGCGCTGGTGCCTCGGCGCGTGA
- a CDS encoding FAD-binding oxidoreductase, producing the protein MPLNPADDAFAETLSRALPEGTLRRTEPRYLEEPRGRWLGISGWVALPRNVEEVSAITRACKAARVGLLPYGGGTGLVGGQIAPDGPAPLILSLERMTAIRASYPEENVLVAEAGAVLADVQAAALEGNRLFPLSLASEGTARIGGLLSTNAGGVNVLRYGNAREQVLGLEAVLPDGTIWHGLKRLRKDNTGYDLRGLLLGAEGTLGVITAAALKLSPVPAATGTALLAVESPAAALSLLALAREQLGEMVSAFELIGRMGFDFIAEALPDVRQPFAEAPGWCVLVELGLAQGMDPETALEALFTAGMEAGLVSDGLVAQSEAQAQQFWDIRERIPEANRHIGAIASHDVSLPLSALPEFIETGLTRLAELGEFRVNCFGHLGDGNLHYNVFPPKGRKKQDYVDVRADVQRCVHDLVHEMGGSVSAEHGIGRLKVDDLERYSDPAKLAAMRAIKAALDPVGIMNPGAVIRS; encoded by the coding sequence ATGCCCCTCAATCCCGCCGATGACGCCTTTGCCGAGACCCTGAGCCGCGCGCTGCCCGAGGGCACGCTGCGCCGCACCGAGCCGCGCTACCTCGAAGAGCCGCGCGGCCGCTGGCTGGGCATCTCGGGCTGGGTGGCGCTGCCGCGCAACGTCGAAGAGGTCTCGGCCATCACCCGCGCCTGCAAAGCGGCCCGCGTCGGCCTCTTGCCCTACGGAGGCGGCACCGGGCTCGTCGGCGGGCAGATCGCCCCCGACGGCCCCGCCCCGCTGATCCTCTCGCTCGAGCGCATGACGGCCATACGCGCCAGCTACCCCGAGGAGAACGTGCTTGTCGCCGAAGCCGGCGCGGTGCTGGCCGACGTGCAGGCTGCCGCGCTGGAGGGGAACCGCCTTTTCCCGCTCTCGCTCGCCTCCGAGGGCACCGCGCGGATCGGCGGGCTGCTCTCGACAAACGCCGGCGGCGTCAACGTCCTGCGCTACGGCAATGCCCGCGAGCAGGTGCTCGGGCTGGAAGCCGTGCTGCCCGACGGCACGATCTGGCACGGGCTGAAACGGCTGCGCAAGGACAACACCGGCTACGACCTGCGCGGGCTGCTGCTCGGCGCCGAGGGCACGCTGGGGGTGATCACCGCCGCCGCGCTCAAGCTCTCTCCGGTGCCCGCCGCCACCGGCACCGCGCTGCTGGCCGTCGAAAGCCCCGCCGCCGCGCTCAGCCTGCTGGCGCTGGCCCGCGAACAGCTCGGCGAGATGGTCAGCGCCTTCGAGCTCATCGGGCGCATGGGATTCGACTTTATTGCCGAGGCGCTCCCCGATGTGCGCCAACCCTTTGCCGAAGCACCGGGGTGGTGCGTTCTGGTCGAGCTCGGCCTCGCGCAGGGCATGGACCCGGAGACGGCGCTCGAGGCCCTCTTTACCGCCGGCATGGAGGCTGGCCTCGTCAGTGACGGGCTGGTGGCCCAGTCCGAGGCGCAGGCGCAGCAGTTCTGGGACATCCGCGAGCGCATCCCCGAGGCCAACCGCCACATCGGCGCCATCGCCAGCCATGACGTCTCGCTGCCGCTGAGCGCCCTGCCCGAGTTCATCGAGACCGGGCTGACAAGGCTGGCAGAACTCGGCGAATTCCGGGTCAACTGCTTCGGCCACCTCGGCGACGGCAATCTGCATTACAATGTCTTCCCCCCGAAGGGCCGGAAAAAGCAGGACTACGTCGATGTCCGCGCCGATGTGCAGCGCTGCGTACACGATCTCGTCCACGAGATGGGCGGTTCGGTCAGCGCCGAGCATGGCATCGGCCGCCTGAAGGTCGACGATCTAGAGCGTTACTCCGACCCGGCCAAGCTGGCCGCCATGCGCGCCATCAAGGCGGCGCTGGACCCTGTGGGGATCATGAACCCGGGCGCGGTGATCCGCAGCTGA
- a CDS encoding NAD(P)/FAD-dependent oxidoreductase, translating into MTKTVAVIGAGIVGVSTAIELRRAGHEVVLIDREGPASGTSHGNGGVLAAAGVLPVTGPGLWKKAPKMLLDPDQPLFLRWSYLPRLMPWLMRYMSHANAEAALTRARAIAPLLGDSLADHLALAGGTPAEKWLIPSDYVFAYPDRAAFEADAFGWKTRSDLGYAHEVLEHGAFQAYDPAMSADFTLGVRQPNHGRITDPGHYVKDLAAHAQTLGARLVIGEVRDFVEDGGRLTGLRIGGETLPCDAAVVATGVWSGPLARRLGLNVPLESERGCHLELWEPSVMPKSPVMFAAQKFVATPMEGRLRLAGIVEFGGLDAPPSAAPFDLLRRSIRKAMPGLTWTREVEWMGHRPSLADSLPVIGAAPGLAGAYVGFGHDHVGLTAGPKTGRLLAQLVAGQRPNMDLAPFAPDRFS; encoded by the coding sequence ATGACGAAGACGGTGGCGGTGATCGGCGCGGGCATCGTGGGTGTGAGCACGGCGATCGAGTTGCGCCGCGCCGGGCACGAGGTGGTGCTGATCGACCGCGAAGGCCCGGCCTCGGGCACCAGCCACGGCAATGGCGGGGTGCTCGCCGCGGCGGGGGTGCTGCCGGTGACCGGGCCGGGGCTCTGGAAAAAGGCGCCGAAAATGCTGCTCGACCCCGACCAGCCGCTGTTCCTGCGCTGGTCCTACTTGCCCAGGCTGATGCCTTGGCTGATGCGCTACATGTCCCATGCGAACGCCGAGGCCGCCCTGACCCGCGCCCGCGCCATCGCGCCCTTGCTCGGCGACAGCCTCGCGGATCACCTCGCGCTCGCCGGCGGCACCCCGGCAGAGAAATGGCTCATCCCGTCGGATTACGTCTTTGCCTATCCCGACCGCGCCGCCTTCGAGGCCGATGCCTTCGGCTGGAAGACCCGAAGCGATCTCGGCTATGCGCACGAGGTGCTCGAGCACGGCGCTTTCCAGGCCTACGACCCGGCGATGAGCGCCGACTTCACCCTCGGCGTGCGCCAGCCGAACCACGGCCGCATCACCGACCCGGGGCACTACGTGAAGGACCTTGCCGCCCATGCCCAGACCCTCGGTGCGCGGCTGGTGATCGGCGAGGTGCGGGATTTCGTCGAGGACGGTGGCAGGCTGACTGGCCTCAGGATCGGCGGCGAAACCCTGCCCTGCGATGCCGCGGTGGTCGCGACCGGCGTCTGGTCCGGCCCGCTGGCAAGGCGCCTTGGCCTCAATGTGCCGCTGGAGAGCGAGCGCGGCTGCCACCTCGAACTCTGGGAGCCGTCGGTCATGCCGAAGTCCCCCGTCATGTTCGCCGCGCAGAAGTTCGTCGCCACCCCGATGGAAGGCCGCCTGCGCCTGGCCGGGATCGTTGAATTCGGCGGGCTCGACGCACCGCCCTCCGCCGCGCCCTTCGACCTGCTGCGCCGCTCCATTCGCAAAGCGATGCCGGGGCTCACCTGGACGCGCGAGGTGGAATGGATGGGACACCGCCCCTCGCTCGCCGACTCGCTGCCTGTGATCGGCGCCGCGCCGGGCCTCGCGGGCGCCTACGTCGGCTTCGGACACGATCACGTCGGCCTCACTGCGGGGCCCAAGACCGGACGGCTGCTGGCGCAATTGGTTGCGGGGCAGAGGCCCAACATGGATCTCGCGCCCTTCGCGCCGGACCGCTTCTCGTAA
- a CDS encoding glutamine synthetase family protein: protein MTAPLTLDDLKNAARAGEIDTVLVCVVDMQGRLQGKRFHVSNFLEHAIEETHCCNYLFATDLVMSTPEGFASTSWASGYGDYVMKPDLATLRPVPWLEGTAMILCDVLDHHGHPAAESPRQILQKQVARAEAMGLTPMMATELEFFLYARSYDEIRHSGWRDLETLSPYNQDYSIQLTSREEYVLRPVRNHLYAMGVPVECTKGEAEHGQEELNIRYADALTCADHHAISKHAVKEIAHQQGHGATFMAKWHADKVGSAAHIHQSLFRGSDNAFYDKDGAHGMSQTMQHYVAGLLKYAPDVTLFLAPYINSYKRFTPGTFAPTKTAWSVDNRTAGFRLVGEDTKGVRIECRIPGSDMNPYLACAAQLAAGLAGIEEKLELPAPAQGDVYGMDDVPDVPNTLRAAIEAFAGSEMLRDAFGETVIEHFAHAARVEQQDFDKAVTDYELARGFERA, encoded by the coding sequence ATGACCGCCCCCCTGACCCTAGACGACCTGAAAAACGCCGCGCGCGCCGGCGAGATCGACACCGTCCTCGTTTGCGTCGTGGACATGCAGGGTCGTCTGCAGGGCAAACGTTTCCACGTCTCCAACTTCCTTGAGCACGCGATCGAGGAAACGCATTGCTGCAACTATCTCTTTGCCACCGACCTCGTGATGAGCACCCCCGAGGGCTTCGCCTCTACCAGCTGGGCCTCGGGGTACGGCGACTACGTGATGAAGCCCGACCTCGCCACGCTGCGCCCTGTGCCCTGGCTCGAGGGAACGGCGATGATCCTGTGCGACGTGCTCGACCATCACGGCCACCCCGCCGCCGAGTCGCCGCGTCAGATCCTGCAAAAGCAGGTTGCCCGCGCCGAGGCCATGGGTCTAACCCCGATGATGGCGACCGAACTGGAGTTCTTCCTCTACGCCCGGTCGTACGACGAGATCCGTCACAGCGGTTGGCGCGATCTCGAGACGCTCTCGCCCTACAACCAGGACTATTCCATCCAGCTCACCAGCCGCGAGGAATACGTGCTGCGCCCGGTGCGCAACCACCTTTACGCCATGGGCGTGCCGGTGGAATGCACCAAGGGCGAGGCCGAGCACGGTCAGGAAGAGCTGAACATCCGCTACGCCGACGCGCTGACCTGCGCCGACCACCACGCGATCTCCAAGCACGCAGTAAAGGAAATCGCTCATCAGCAAGGCCACGGCGCCACCTTCATGGCCAAGTGGCACGCCGACAAGGTCGGCAGCGCCGCGCATATCCACCAGTCGCTGTTCCGCGGCTCCGACAATGCCTTCTACGACAAGGACGGCGCGCACGGCATGTCGCAGACCATGCAGCATTACGTTGCGGGCCTGCTGAAATACGCGCCCGACGTGACGCTTTTCCTTGCGCCCTACATCAACAGCTACAAACGTTTCACCCCCGGCACCTTCGCGCCCACCAAGACCGCCTGGTCGGTGGACAACCGCACCGCGGGCTTCCGCCTCGTCGGCGAGGACACCAAGGGCGTGCGCATCGAATGCCGCATTCCCGGCTCGGACATGAACCCCTACCTCGCCTGCGCCGCGCAGCTGGCCGCGGGTCTTGCCGGGATCGAGGAAAAGCTCGAGCTGCCTGCCCCCGCGCAGGGCGACGTCTATGGCATGGACGACGTGCCGGATGTCCCCAACACCCTGCGCGCCGCCATCGAGGCCTTTGCCGGCTCGGAAATGCTGCGCGACGCCTTCGGCGAGACCGTCATCGAACATTTCGCCCATGCCGCCCGCGTCGAACAGCAGGACTTCGACAAGGCGGTCACCGACTACGAGCTGGCGCGCGGCTTCGAGCGCGCCTGA
- a CDS encoding iron-containing alcohol dehydrogenase, with product MSLTANWSYPTAIKFGAGRIAELPAACAQAGITKPLLVTDRGLAALPVTESTIAVLEKAGIDCGLFSDVDPNPNERNLAAGVAAYNAGGYDGVIAFGGGSGLDLGKCVAFMAGQSRPVWDFEDIGDWWTRADADAIAPIVAVPTTAGTGSEVGRAGVLTNSESHEKKIIFHPKMLPAVVICDPELTVGMPKAITAGTGLDAFAHCVEAFSSPHYHPMSQGIALEGMRLVIEYLPRAYADGSDIEARAQMMSAAAMGATAFQKGLGAIHAMSHPIGAVFGTHHGTTNAVCMPAVLKFNADAIRERFDKAAGYLGIEGGFDGFCAFVDEFNDSLGVPKGLTALGVTEAAIPELVKGAIKDPSCGGNPVELTEKNLEALFRDAM from the coding sequence ATGAGCCTGACCGCCAACTGGTCCTACCCCACCGCCATCAAGTTCGGCGCGGGCCGCATCGCGGAACTGCCCGCCGCCTGCGCGCAGGCCGGCATCACCAAGCCGCTGCTGGTCACCGACCGCGGCCTTGCCGCACTGCCGGTCACCGAGAGCACCATCGCGGTGCTGGAAAAGGCGGGCATCGACTGCGGTCTGTTCTCGGACGTCGATCCCAATCCAAACGAGCGCAACCTTGCCGCGGGCGTGGCGGCCTACAACGCCGGCGGCTATGACGGCGTCATCGCCTTCGGCGGCGGTTCCGGCCTCGATCTGGGCAAATGCGTGGCCTTCATGGCCGGTCAGTCGCGGCCCGTCTGGGACTTCGAGGATATCGGCGACTGGTGGACCCGCGCTGATGCCGACGCGATCGCCCCCATCGTCGCCGTGCCGACCACCGCGGGCACCGGCTCCGAGGTCGGCCGCGCCGGCGTGCTCACCAACTCAGAGAGCCACGAGAAGAAGATCATCTTCCATCCCAAGATGCTCCCTGCCGTGGTGATCTGCGATCCGGAACTGACCGTCGGCATGCCCAAGGCGATCACCGCCGGAACCGGGCTTGACGCCTTTGCCCATTGCGTCGAAGCCTTCTCCTCGCCGCACTACCATCCGATGTCGCAGGGCATCGCGCTCGAAGGCATGCGGCTGGTGATCGAGTACCTGCCCCGCGCCTATGCCGACGGCAGCGACATCGAGGCGCGCGCCCAGATGATGAGCGCTGCCGCCATGGGCGCCACCGCCTTCCAGAAGGGTCTCGGCGCGATCCACGCGATGAGCCACCCCATCGGCGCGGTCTTTGGCACCCACCACGGCACCACCAACGCGGTCTGCATGCCCGCGGTGCTGAAATTCAACGCAGACGCCATCCGCGAGCGCTTTGACAAGGCGGCGGGCTATCTCGGCATCGAGGGCGGCTTCGACGGCTTCTGCGCCTTCGTGGATGAGTTCAACGACAGCCTCGGCGTGCCCAAGGGGCTGACCGCGCTCGGCGTGACCGAGGCGGCGATCCCCGAGTTGGTCAAGGGCGCGATCAAGGATCCGTCCTGCGGCGGCAACCCCGTCGAGCTGACCGAGAAAAACCTCGAGGCGCTGTTCCGCGACGCGATGTGA
- a CDS encoding DinB family protein, translated as MHAPTPFTLMARNNAWANETLYTVLAALTEEEFTDPRPGFFPSLSLTMNHILLVDLYYIDALERGGLGLSLWNRPQIDDPAKLAEEQAKTDLRLLALCEALTPETLRESRLTQRRSGPVHETVQPLLLHLFQHQIHHRGQAHVQLQDAGYAPPQLDDFYLEHGRVASAAAWFPH; from the coding sequence ATGCATGCGCCCACGCCCTTCACCCTGATGGCCCGCAACAACGCCTGGGCGAACGAGACGCTCTACACCGTGCTCGCGGCGCTCACCGAGGAGGAATTCACCGACCCCCGCCCTGGGTTCTTCCCCTCGCTCAGCCTGACGATGAACCACATCCTTCTGGTCGACCTCTATTACATCGACGCCTTGGAGCGCGGCGGGCTTGGGCTCTCGCTCTGGAACCGCCCGCAGATCGACGACCCGGCAAAGCTCGCCGAAGAGCAGGCAAAGACCGACCTGCGCCTGCTCGCCCTCTGCGAGGCACTGACCCCAGAGACGCTGAGGGAAAGCCGCCTCACCCAGCGCCGCTCCGGCCCGGTGCACGAGACGGTCCAGCCGCTGCTGCTGCACCTTTTCCAGCATCAGATCCACCACCGTGGACAGGCCCATGTGCAGTTGCAGGACGCCGGTTACGCCCCGCCGCAGCTCGACGATTTCTACCTCGAACATGGCCGCGTTGCCTCGGCGGCGGCCTGGTTCCCGCACTAG
- a CDS encoding GYD domain-containing protein has protein sequence MPTFIVTGCYTAAALKGMIANPSDREEGARSVVEAGGGKMLSFYATTGPTDWMVIAEVSDVHDLLASLMGVGASGMVSNIQTVRAFSAQELMEMQKKAGKAAQAYKSPA, from the coding sequence ATGCCGACATTCATAGTGACGGGGTGCTACACGGCGGCGGCTCTCAAGGGTATGATCGCCAATCCCAGCGACCGCGAAGAGGGCGCGCGCTCGGTGGTCGAGGCGGGCGGCGGCAAGATGCTGTCCTTCTATGCCACGACCGGCCCGACCGACTGGATGGTGATCGCGGAGGTTTCCGACGTACATGACCTGCTGGCCAGCCTCATGGGGGTCGGAGCCTCGGGCATGGTGAGCAACATCCAGACCGTCCGGGCCTTTTCGGCGCAAGAGCTGATGGAGATGCAGAAGAAAGCGGGCAAGGCGGCGCAGGCCTACAAGTCACCTGCCTGA
- the gndA gene encoding NADP-dependent phosphogluconate dehydrogenase, with amino-acid sequence MADPRIGIYGLGTMGAALALNMADKGIDIAVSNRSDAPIAEFMTRAAPFAAHVTALDTLEELIAALPRPRLLLAMIPSTGPMDEFLAQVVPLLATGDTVIDAGNADFHATRARSAQLAEHGLHFVGLGVSGGEEGARHGPSMMFGGSEESWAGLQPILSKIAAQFDGAPCADRMGPDGAGHFVKTVHNGIEYADMQMIAEVYDLLRHGAGLSPAEVGAQFGRWNDGPLESYLFEITGTVLSYDDPLGQGPMVDTILDRAGQKGTGRWTAIEAVQLGQSATMIEGAVAARAWSAEKDLREVAGAAFGSDRARFAPDLEELEAALLAARILEYAQGFRILAAASAEYGWQLDFARIAEIWRAGCIIRARLLDDISAAFRETPPEGQLFLAPRFAPVLEAGIPALRRLVSGAIAAGYPLPVLGSALAFWDTLRQPRGTAALIQAQRDFFGRHGFDRVDGKEAHHGPWWN; translated from the coding sequence ATGGCAGACCCGCGGATCGGCATTTACGGATTGGGCACGATGGGGGCGGCGCTGGCGCTCAACATGGCCGACAAGGGCATCGACATCGCCGTGTCGAACCGCAGCGATGCGCCTATCGCGGAGTTCATGACCCGCGCCGCGCCCTTCGCGGCGCATGTGACCGCTCTAGACACGCTGGAAGAGCTGATCGCCGCGTTGCCAAGACCGCGGCTCTTGCTGGCGATGATCCCCTCGACGGGGCCGATGGATGAATTTCTCGCGCAGGTGGTCCCGCTGCTCGCGACAGGCGACACGGTGATCGACGCCGGCAATGCCGATTTCCACGCCACCCGCGCCCGCAGCGCCCAACTCGCCGAGCACGGGCTGCATTTCGTCGGCCTCGGCGTGTCGGGCGGCGAAGAGGGCGCGCGGCATGGGCCCTCGATGATGTTCGGCGGGTCCGAGGAGAGCTGGGCCGGGCTGCAGCCGATCCTGTCGAAGATCGCCGCGCAGTTCGATGGTGCCCCCTGTGCCGACCGCATGGGGCCGGACGGGGCGGGGCACTTCGTAAAGACGGTGCATAACGGCATCGAATATGCCGACATGCAGATGATCGCCGAGGTCTACGACCTGCTGCGCCATGGTGCGGGCCTGTCGCCCGCCGAGGTCGGCGCGCAGTTCGGGCGCTGGAACGATGGCCCGCTGGAGAGCTACCTCTTCGAAATCACCGGCACCGTGCTCTCCTACGACGACCCGCTGGGACAGGGGCCGATGGTGGATACCATCCTCGACAGGGCGGGGCAGAAGGGCACCGGCCGCTGGACCGCCATCGAGGCGGTGCAACTCGGCCAGTCGGCGACGATGATCGAGGGGGCCGTCGCGGCGCGGGCCTGGTCCGCCGAGAAGGACCTGCGCGAGGTCGCGGGCGCGGCGTTCGGCTCGGATCGGGCCAGATTTGCGCCGGACCTCGAAGAGCTGGAGGCGGCGCTGCTGGCGGCGCGCATCCTCGAATACGCGCAGGGCTTCCGCATCCTCGCAGCCGCCTCTGCCGAATACGGATGGCAGCTCGACTTTGCCCGCATCGCCGAGATCTGGCGCGCCGGCTGCATTATCCGGGCGCGGCTCCTGGACGACATCTCTGCCGCCTTCCGCGAGACTCCGCCCGAGGGGCAACTCTTCCTCGCGCCGCGCTTTGCGCCGGTGCTCGAGGCGGGCATCCCGGCGTTGCGGCGGCTGGTCTCGGGGGCGATCGCGGCGGGCTATCCGCTGCCGGTGCTCGGCTCGGCGCTGGCGTTCTGGGACACGCTGCGCCAGCCACGTGGCACGGCGGCGCTGATCCAGGCGCAACGGGATTTCTTCGGCCGCCACGGCTTTGACCGGGTGGATGGCAAGGAGGCGCACCACGGTCCCTGGTGGAACTGA
- a CDS encoding aldehyde dehydrogenase family protein — MTTLKNISPIDGSVFATRETLTLDMARDAANSARIAQAEWAARPLAERIELVMKGVAEIGAQNDQIVPELAQMMGRPVRYGGEFGGFNERASYMAEIAEGALADIEVGEDATFKRYIKRVPHGVVFVVSPWNYPYMTAINTVAPALIAGNTVVLKGATQTLLVGERLANAFHKAGVPEAVFQNLYLDHDTTSALIAEGIFNFVNFTGSVGGGKAIERAAAGTFTGLGLELGGKDPGYVMEDADVDAAVDTLIDGAMFNSGQCCCGIERIYVHESLFDTFVEKAVAVVKGYKLGNPLDEATTIGPMANVRFAEEVRAQIKEAVEMGAKAHIDTFPEDDGAAYLTPQILTNVSHDMRVMRDESFGPVVGIMKVKDDAEAIALMNDSPFGLTASLWTQDVERAQKVGDAIETGTVFMNRADYLDPGLCWTGCKQTGRGGGLSVIGYHNLTRPKSYHLKKVTK, encoded by the coding sequence ATGACAACCCTGAAAAATATCTCGCCCATCGACGGCTCGGTTTTTGCAACGCGCGAGACCCTGACCCTCGACATGGCCCGCGACGCCGCGAACTCGGCACGCATCGCGCAAGCGGAATGGGCTGCCCGTCCGCTCGCCGAGCGCATCGAGCTGGTGATGAAGGGCGTCGCCGAGATCGGCGCGCAGAACGATCAGATTGTCCCTGAGCTGGCGCAGATGATGGGCCGCCCGGTCCGCTACGGCGGCGAGTTCGGCGGTTTCAACGAGCGCGCCTCCTACATGGCCGAGATCGCCGAGGGCGCGCTCGCGGACATCGAGGTCGGCGAGGACGCGACCTTCAAGCGCTACATCAAGCGCGTGCCGCACGGCGTGGTCTTCGTGGTCTCGCCGTGGAACTACCCCTACATGACCGCGATCAACACCGTGGCCCCGGCGCTCATCGCGGGCAACACCGTGGTTCTGAAGGGCGCGACGCAGACGCTGCTCGTGGGCGAGCGGCTGGCCAATGCCTTCCACAAGGCCGGCGTGCCCGAGGCGGTCTTCCAGAACCTCTATCTGGACCATGACACCACCTCGGCCCTGATCGCCGAGGGCATCTTCAACTTCGTCAACTTCACCGGCTCCGTGGGTGGCGGCAAGGCCATCGAACGCGCCGCGGCGGGCACCTTCACCGGACTCGGGCTCGAGCTCGGCGGCAAGGATCCGGGCTACGTGATGGAGGATGCGGATGTGGATGCCGCCGTCGACACGCTGATCGACGGGGCCATGTTCAACTCCGGCCAGTGCTGCTGCGGGATCGAGCGCATCTACGTCCACGAGAGCCTCTTCGACACCTTCGTCGAGAAGGCCGTGGCGGTGGTGAAGGGCTACAAGCTCGGCAACCCGCTGGATGAGGCGACCACCATCGGACCGATGGCCAACGTCCGCTTTGCCGAAGAAGTCCGCGCGCAGATCAAAGAGGCGGTGGAGATGGGGGCCAAGGCCCATATCGACACCTTCCCCGAGGATGACGGCGCCGCCTATCTGACGCCGCAGATCCTGACGAACGTCAGCCATGATATGCGCGTCATGCGCGACGAGAGCTTCGGCCCGGTGGTCGGCATCATGAAGGTGAAGGACGACGCCGAGGCCATCGCACTGATGAACGACAGCCCCTTCGGCCTCACCGCCTCGCTCTGGACGCAGGACGTGGAGCGCGCGCAGAAGGTCGGCGATGCCATCGAGACCGGCACCGTCTTCATGAACCGCGCCGACTATCTGGATCCGGGGCTCTGCTGGACCGGCTGCAAGCAGACCGGTCGCGGCGGCGGCCTGTCGGTCATCGGCTACCACAACCTCACCCGCCCCAAGTCCTACCATCTCAAGAAGGTGACGAAATGA